The Humulus lupulus chromosome 4, drHumLupu1.1, whole genome shotgun sequence genome has a window encoding:
- the LOC133832661 gene encoding uncharacterized protein LOC133832661, translating to MSLKEKDVKKLVTLDLLQMVSLVPCEQDLVVESTTGENDTPGQSTEGTEQMTDRHSPGPSPLSRRPGDLVIREPDPQRRSTIPAQPGKGKAIQKIQKVVPPSQGRQPGGPTTLPPLTPSSLPPSASLTPTHQGSSSELFRAVSDLGKGLLEDIGRDASTLQSLDSYPRLSVEVVLKRGLAQLMKSLVTIGHAQLRAVDYKELIKVQDDQLVEARSKLEQAERTIAERDESLKKQAQNNASLTTQLEKQSLDIKELVRDNERLISENEELKQEKELDLIRFEDASFDCFYKVWKLNKPLNLDCFPKEAQAEDLARCEARAAEEAANPPALAPTCSAISFRARGASDAEEGVDQPSRGARL from the exons atgagtcttaAAGAGAAGGATGTAAAAAAGTTGGTCACGTTGGACCTTCTCCAGATGGTGAGTCTGGTGCCATGTGAGCAGGATCTggtggtggaaagtaccaccggggagaacgacACGCCTGGTCAGTCTACCGAGGGCACAGAGCAAATGACTGATCGGCATTCTCCTGGGCCTTCTCCGCTTTCCCGTAGACCTGGCGACTTAGTCATTAGAGAGCCTGATCCTCAGCGTAGATCTACTATTCCCGCTCAAcctgggaaaggaaaagctatccag aagattcagaaggtagtaCCGCCAAGTCAAGGGAGGCAACCTGGGGGACCAACTACACTTCCGCCATTGACCCCCTCTTCCCTTCCtccttctgcgagcctaactcctactcaccagggtagttcgagtgagctttttcgtgctgttagcgacctgggcaaggggcttcttgaggatattggccgtgatgcatcgacgcttcaaagcctagactcctaccctcgacttagtgtcgaagttgtcttgaagagaggactcgctcaattgatgaag tcacttgtcaccattggtcaTGCTCAGCTTCGAGCCGTAGATTACAAGGAGCTGATCAAGGTGCaggacgatcaactggtggaggccaggtccaagctggagcaagcagagagaactatagctgaacgggacgagtctctcaaaaagcaggctcaaaacaatgcttccttgacaactcaattggagaagcaatcccttgatattaaagagttagttcgagacaatgagaggttgattagcgagaacgaagagctgaagcaagaaaaagagcttgacttgattcgctttgaggatgccagttttgactgcttctataaggtctggaagctgaacaagcctcttaaTCTTGATTGTTTCCCCAAGGAGGCCCAAGCAGAGGAtcttgccagatgtgaagcaagAGCCGCTGAAGAAGCCGCTAACCCTCCTGCACTCGCCCCAACGTGCTCTGCTATATCATTTCGAGCGAGAGGAGCATCTGATGCAGAGGAGGGAGTCGATCAACCCTCTAGAGGGGCTCGCCTGTGA